In one window of Prevotella sp. E13-17 DNA:
- a CDS encoding SusC/RagA family TonB-linked outer membrane protein, producing the protein MYILKAEKTTIKSVFKYIEAQGKYVFVYDQAVEKRLSEQVTIELQGRSIEKILADLCATASLSYTINGKQIVIASAKKAKTSGKAANDDKPRTVTGHIVDQSGEPLMGATVKIKGSSKGTISDMDGNYTIECGKDDVIEVSYMGFNTQEVKIAASGKYDITLVETSNSLEELVVIGYGTVKKKDLTGAVSAVKGEDLVARHNTQLSNALQGSLSGIMVRRNSGAPGSGASSIHVRGVTTMGDSSPLVIVDGVEGSLDNVNSNDVENITVLKDAAAASIYGAKAAAGVILVTTKRGQDVGKLSLHYTGELGLEIPTTQPSMVGVTRYLEMNNELQYNDNPSGGLFQVYTADQTKNWMRYHETNPDQYPVTDWQGLMLKSSAPRSSHNLTMTGGNKVVRSVVTLSYDDVDGLYDGRGFKRYMMRANNDFTINKWLTTSIDFSLRHAKSDNTVYDPFSDMRKMPAIYPATWEDGRLASGKSGANPYGLLTEGGYSHNSSTQFQGKGSITIKPFDGFSLQAIVSPYLNYSKGKTFKLACGYTLVDDPNTFGGYFDAGSIYATNKLTESRNESWRVTSQIIANYMKSFGDHSLTLMAGYENYSTESESLSAARDQYELTGYPYLNIGPEDFKDNSGTGSEYVSNSFFGRVLYSYADRYLFQANVRHDGSSRFAKDYRWGTFPSFSAGWVMTQEPFMKKITNQGYLSHLKLRASWGMLGNERIGSNYFPYMALMSFGNSFFYMADGSVVSGKTARPSVLPVEDITWETTTSTDLGLDAHFLNGRLRFTFDYYWKQTRDMLLAIQIPYTMGYNDPNTNAGKMSTKGWDLDITWNDHIADLKYHVTINLSDFKSRIDYLNNSDIISGGKVKREGVLFNEWYGYVCEGIYQTQEEVNNSARTATTVTVGDLKYRDISGPDGVPDGKISPEYDRVPLGNSLPRYQFGVQLGAEWKGFDLNMAFQGVGKQNSYLETAMVQPLRDNYGNIPSIIEGNYWSPLNSAEENASAFYPRLSSVSKSNNYATSDHWIFNGAYLRMKNLSLGYTLPKKWMDALTIEKVRVYASASDLFCISNFPKGWDPEMGVSSYPITTSLLFGIQVNF; encoded by the coding sequence ATGTATATACTGAAGGCTGAGAAAACAACAATCAAGTCTGTCTTTAAGTATATCGAAGCACAGGGTAAGTATGTATTTGTTTACGATCAGGCTGTGGAAAAACGCCTGAGTGAACAAGTGACTATTGAGTTGCAGGGACGCAGCATTGAGAAGATTCTTGCAGATCTGTGTGCCACTGCCTCTTTGTCCTACACTATTAACGGAAAGCAAATCGTCATTGCAAGTGCCAAGAAGGCAAAGACTTCTGGCAAGGCAGCGAATGATGATAAGCCTCGCACTGTGACAGGACACATCGTGGACCAGAGCGGTGAGCCGCTCATGGGTGCCACGGTGAAGATCAAAGGAAGCAGTAAGGGAACCATCAGTGATATGGATGGTAACTATACGATTGAGTGTGGAAAGGATGATGTCATAGAGGTAAGCTATATGGGATTCAACACCCAGGAAGTGAAAATAGCTGCCAGTGGCAAATACGATATAACCTTGGTTGAGACCAGCAACAGTCTTGAAGAACTGGTTGTCATTGGTTATGGTACGGTGAAGAAAAAGGATCTTACTGGTGCTGTGAGTGCTGTGAAGGGTGAAGACTTGGTGGCAAGACACAATACTCAGTTGTCCAACGCCTTGCAGGGTTCGCTCTCTGGTATCATGGTAAGACGAAACAGTGGCGCTCCTGGCAGTGGCGCCAGCAGTATCCATGTGCGTGGTGTCACCACCATGGGCGACTCGTCACCACTTGTTATTGTCGATGGCGTGGAAGGTTCGCTGGATAATGTTAATTCAAACGATGTAGAGAACATCACCGTGTTAAAAGATGCTGCTGCTGCCAGTATCTATGGTGCCAAGGCTGCTGCAGGTGTTATCCTTGTAACCACTAAGCGTGGTCAGGATGTGGGCAAGCTGTCGTTGCACTATACTGGTGAGCTGGGTCTTGAGATCCCAACCACACAGCCAAGCATGGTGGGTGTGACTCGCTATTTGGAGATGAACAATGAGTTGCAGTATAATGATAATCCTTCAGGCGGACTGTTTCAGGTATATACGGCAGACCAGACAAAGAACTGGATGCGCTATCATGAAACCAACCCAGACCAGTATCCTGTTACGGACTGGCAGGGATTGATGTTGAAGTCCAGTGCACCTCGTAGCTCGCACAATCTGACCATGACAGGTGGTAATAAGGTGGTACGCTCTGTGGTCACATTGTCATACGATGATGTTGACGGATTGTATGATGGTCGTGGTTTCAAGCGCTATATGATGCGTGCCAACAACGACTTCACCATCAATAAATGGTTGACTACCAGCATTGACTTCAGTCTGCGCCATGCAAAGAGTGACAATACCGTTTACGATCCCTTTAGTGACATGCGTAAGATGCCTGCCATCTATCCTGCAACATGGGAAGACGGACGTCTGGCTTCTGGAAAGAGTGGTGCTAACCCTTATGGTTTGCTGACTGAGGGTGGCTACTCACATAATAGCAGTACTCAGTTTCAGGGTAAGGGAAGCATTACCATTAAACCTTTCGATGGCTTTTCACTGCAAGCCATTGTTTCGCCCTATCTGAACTATAGCAAAGGAAAAACCTTCAAACTGGCTTGTGGCTATACTCTGGTCGACGACCCCAATACCTTTGGGGGTTACTTTGATGCCGGTTCTATCTATGCAACCAACAAACTGACAGAATCACGTAATGAGAGTTGGCGCGTAACATCTCAGATTATTGCCAACTATATGAAATCCTTTGGAGACCACAGCCTGACCTTGATGGCAGGTTATGAGAACTACTCTACAGAGTCGGAGAGCCTTAGTGCAGCACGCGACCAGTATGAGTTGACAGGCTATCCCTATCTGAACATTGGTCCAGAAGACTTCAAGGATAACAGCGGTACTGGTTCTGAGTATGTATCAAACTCATTCTTCGGACGTGTACTTTATTCTTATGCCGACCGTTATCTGTTCCAGGCTAATGTGCGTCATGATGGATCTTCTCGTTTTGCCAAGGACTATCGTTGGGGAACATTCCCTTCGTTCTCGGCTGGTTGGGTGATGACCCAAGAGCCTTTCATGAAGAAAATCACAAATCAAGGTTATCTCTCACACTTGAAGTTGCGTGCTTCATGGGGTATGCTGGGTAATGAGCGCATAGGCAGTAACTACTTCCCCTACATGGCTCTGATGTCGTTTGGTAACTCTTTCTTCTATATGGCCGATGGCTCTGTGGTTTCAGGAAAGACAGCTCGTCCGTCGGTATTGCCTGTTGAGGACATCACATGGGAGACCACCACTTCTACCGACTTAGGTCTTGATGCCCATTTCCTGAACGGTCGTCTGCGTTTCACCTTCGACTATTATTGGAAGCAGACACGCGATATGCTGTTGGCTATCCAGATTCCTTATACCATGGGTTACAACGATCCTAATACCAATGCTGGTAAGATGTCAACAAAGGGATGGGATCTGGATATCACATGGAACGACCATATTGCTGATCTCAAATACCATGTAACTATAAATCTCTCTGATTTCAAGTCGCGTATTGACTACCTGAATAACTCCGATATCATCAGTGGAGGAAAGGTAAAACGTGAAGGTGTACTCTTCAATGAGTGGTATGGCTATGTGTGTGAGGGCATCTATCAGACACAGGAAGAGGTGAACAACTCTGCACGTACGGCAACAACAGTAACTGTGGGTGACCTGAAGTACCGTGATATCAGTGGCCCTGACGGTGTGCCCGATGGAAAAATATCGCCAGAGTACGACCGTGTTCCCCTTGGCAACTCACTGCCTCGCTATCAGTTTGGCGTACAGTTAGGTGCTGAATGGAAGGGATTTGACCTGAATATGGCCTTCCAGGGTGTAGGTAAGCAGAACTCATACTTAGAGACTGCCATGGTGCAGCCCTTGCGCGATAACTATGGTAACATCCCCTCAATCATAGAGGGCAACTACTGGAGTCCGCTGAATAGTGCGGAAGAGAACGCGTCAGCCTTCTATCCCCGTTTGAGTAGTGTGTCGAAGAGTAATAACTATGCCACTTCAGACCACTGGATCTTCAATGGTGCTTATCTGCGAATGAAAAACCTCTCGCTGGGTTATACACTCCCTAAGAAGTGGATGGATGCCCTCACGATAGAGAAAGTGAGAGTCTATGCAAGTGCTTCAGACCTCTTCTGCATCAGCAATTTCCCCAAAGGGTGGGACCCTGAAATGGGCGTTAGCTCTTATCCTATTACCACATCACTGCTCTTTGGCATACAAGTCAATTTCTAA
- a CDS encoding RagB/SusD family nutrient uptake outer membrane protein, producing MKVKNSIIIAALLAFTACEDMDLVPKSQGNTAAWYTTENELEMATNEFYILGYWQEPLNSSEQWSDNTTYRLQNRNPGSNGCVLDATLNGQQYEVYTLWNQSYKLIARCNTLLENIHKATCDEKTRNRYAGEAYFCRACKYADLTFFYGDVPYMDETKTISEAESMGRMDKNEVKQKTYDDFDKAIEYLPESYSQNSTIHATKGAALAMKARYALYMHDYDIAEKAAAQCIALNQYSLYPSFSDLFKQQTKNVPEKIFVLPRSIENDVVLDSWIVKNALPRNAGGYGSYNPSWDLLAAFLCTDGKPIDESPLFDPHNPFQNRDPRCAMTIVEFGTNHCGYEFNPSPAATQIMNYTTGKLQSNQDTRIVAQYTSYNGLLWKKGIDATWMDNGLKVEQDYVIMRYADLLLIYAEALIEQNKDLDVAADCINQVRARAYGVNKSETTAYPAVSAVSQSQMRYEVRIERRMEMAMENQRLQDLMRWNLAEKALNGYNYILLMDPNAVLTNVVNKGNWFWGMTPMIDEDGLADFSALFKAGLCTTGAERKFPARQMLWPIPTHDMELCPALTNNEGY from the coding sequence ATGAAAGTAAAAAATTCAATTATCATAGCCGCCCTGTTGGCATTCACAGCATGTGAGGATATGGACCTTGTCCCCAAGTCACAGGGTAATACCGCAGCTTGGTATACTACCGAGAATGAACTCGAGATGGCAACCAACGAATTCTATATCCTGGGCTATTGGCAGGAGCCCCTTAACTCCTCTGAGCAATGGTCTGACAATACAACCTACCGTTTGCAAAACCGTAACCCAGGTAGTAATGGCTGTGTGCTCGACGCTACACTCAACGGACAGCAGTATGAGGTATATACTCTTTGGAACCAGAGCTATAAGCTGATAGCTCGCTGCAACACGTTGCTTGAGAATATTCACAAGGCTACTTGCGACGAGAAGACACGCAACCGCTATGCCGGTGAGGCATACTTCTGCCGTGCATGTAAATACGCCGACTTGACCTTCTTCTATGGAGATGTGCCTTACATGGATGAGACAAAGACCATCTCAGAGGCAGAGAGCATGGGACGCATGGATAAGAATGAGGTTAAGCAGAAGACTTATGATGATTTTGACAAGGCTATCGAGTACTTGCCTGAGAGCTACTCCCAGAATTCAACCATTCATGCTACCAAGGGAGCAGCGCTGGCTATGAAGGCTCGTTATGCACTCTATATGCACGACTATGACATTGCAGAGAAGGCTGCTGCTCAGTGTATTGCCTTGAATCAGTACTCTCTCTATCCCAGCTTCTCGGATCTGTTCAAACAGCAGACCAAGAATGTGCCAGAGAAGATCTTTGTTCTTCCACGTTCTATAGAGAATGATGTGGTTCTGGACTCATGGATTGTTAAGAACGCACTGCCACGTAACGCAGGAGGCTATGGCTCTTATAACCCCTCATGGGATTTGCTCGCTGCTTTCCTCTGTACCGATGGAAAGCCTATCGACGAGTCGCCACTATTCGATCCTCACAACCCATTCCAGAACCGTGACCCCCGATGTGCAATGACCATTGTTGAGTTTGGCACTAATCATTGCGGATATGAGTTCAATCCAAGTCCTGCTGCCACGCAGATCATGAACTATACTACAGGTAAACTGCAGTCAAATCAGGATACACGTATTGTGGCTCAATACACTTCTTACAATGGCTTGTTGTGGAAGAAAGGCATCGATGCTACTTGGATGGACAACGGACTGAAGGTAGAGCAAGACTATGTGATTATGCGCTATGCAGACCTGCTGCTGATTTATGCAGAGGCGCTGATAGAGCAGAATAAAGACCTGGATGTTGCTGCCGATTGTATTAATCAGGTAAGAGCACGTGCCTATGGTGTCAACAAGAGCGAGACAACGGCATATCCTGCCGTAAGTGCTGTCAGCCAGTCGCAGATGCGCTATGAGGTTCGCATAGAGCGCCGCATGGAGATGGCTATGGAGAACCAGCGTCTGCAGGACTTGATGAGATGGAATCTGGCAGAGAAGGCACTCAATGGTTATAACTATATCTTGCTCATGGATCCCAATGCTGTGCTGACAAATGTGGTCAACAAGGGCAACTGGTTCTGGGGCATGACTCCTATGATTGATGAAGATGGACTGGCAGACTTCTCTGCTCTGTTCAAGGCTGGTCTATGTACAACGGGTGCAGAGCGTAAGTTCCCTGCTCGTCAGATGTTGTGGCCTATTCCTACACACGATATGGAACTCTGTCCAGCACTTACAAACAACGAAGGTTATTAA
- a CDS encoding GDSL-type esterase/lipase family protein produces MMAETQEKRFSVMGMGDSITEGGDEFNSYLYPLWQLFQRKGYEVDFIGPRERMTPAGVLRHCGFSGKPVEYIEARVDSLYRLYPADIVLLHAGHNHFADQQPVDGMIKAYQHIISTIHTINPEALVFIAQVTPSGKLPKYSYIPELNRRIAEMVTGGADKHLFLVDMATGHDWRTMTIHDRVHPNQKGAKRMAKRWFKAIKKGLKSMKERKK; encoded by the coding sequence ATGATGGCAGAAACGCAGGAGAAGCGTTTCTCTGTGATGGGTATGGGTGATTCGATCACAGAAGGTGGCGATGAGTTCAACTCATACCTCTATCCATTATGGCAGTTGTTCCAGAGAAAGGGTTATGAGGTGGACTTCATTGGTCCGCGAGAGCGAATGACGCCAGCGGGAGTTTTGCGTCATTGTGGCTTTAGTGGCAAACCTGTTGAGTATATTGAGGCGCGAGTGGATAGTCTTTATCGCTTGTATCCTGCAGATATCGTTCTGCTGCATGCCGGACATAATCATTTCGCTGATCAACAACCTGTGGACGGAATGATAAAGGCCTATCAGCATATCATCAGTACGATTCATACGATTAACCCCGAGGCATTGGTGTTCATTGCACAGGTGACACCTAGTGGGAAGCTACCTAAATACAGTTATATCCCAGAACTAAACAGACGTATTGCCGAGATGGTGACAGGTGGTGCCGACAAGCATCTGTTCCTGGTTGACATGGCAACAGGACATGATTGGCGAACAATGACTATTCACGACCGTGTTCACCCTAATCAGAAGGGAGCCAAGAGGATGGCAAAACGATGGTTTAAGGCTATCAAGAAAGGGCTGAAAAGCATGAAGGAAAGAAAAAAATAA
- a CDS encoding DUF4832 domain-containing protein: MRYKLFAILLMAACHTLQAKMVTTTFLPDSTRVLRNPLNGWVMYIGRTWDENFWDKMGYDKMSVGDSVVRVSDYANTCYVRTSWSSLEPEEGQYAWQNPDSRISRLFQSVLDRNMKLAFRIVVDSRDQGQNTPLYVKEAGACGFQDPNNPSVWSPYPDDPVFQEKYAKFLKALATAFNDPDKVDFIDAYGLGKWGEAHGVKYGDYSNKEKVFNWITDLYTKTFTKIPLIINYHRLVGDTISWSAPHERSQALLEGAINKGYSLRHDAFGMTGYYEKWEKDFAEKWNFRRPIIMEGGWITGAHHRYWRDPSGKYREGHPEDVRLGEYLDAKEAHVNMMDLRVNDETRSWFATSFDLVKRFVAEGGYRLYPSSVTVPDRVKAGAKDVTISSVWTNMGWGYCPTNIPQWNQKYKVAYALLQDGEVKAVLLDEKSNLSLWEKGHFSTSKVTLCSKELKKGVYQWAVALVDVTKENRPALEIAVDKSLLHNGWLILNNVSIH, encoded by the coding sequence ATGAGATATAAATTATTTGCTATCTTACTGATGGCAGCATGCCATACGCTTCAAGCCAAGATGGTTACGACCACTTTCTTGCCTGATAGCACTCGCGTTTTGCGCAACCCGCTAAACGGATGGGTGATGTATATAGGAAGAACGTGGGACGAGAACTTCTGGGACAAGATGGGGTATGACAAAATGAGTGTGGGAGACTCTGTTGTCCGTGTCTCTGACTATGCCAATACGTGCTATGTGCGTACCTCTTGGAGCTCTTTGGAGCCTGAGGAGGGACAATATGCTTGGCAGAATCCTGATTCCCGCATTAGCAGGCTCTTCCAAAGTGTGTTGGATCGCAACATGAAACTGGCCTTCCGTATTGTGGTGGATAGTCGTGACCAAGGACAGAATACGCCGCTCTATGTGAAGGAAGCTGGTGCCTGTGGCTTCCAAGACCCCAACAACCCTTCTGTTTGGTCGCCTTATCCCGATGATCCTGTGTTTCAAGAGAAATATGCCAAGTTCTTGAAAGCGCTTGCTACTGCTTTCAATGATCCTGACAAGGTGGACTTTATCGATGCCTATGGACTTGGAAAATGGGGCGAGGCTCATGGCGTGAAATATGGTGACTATAGTAATAAGGAAAAGGTGTTCAACTGGATTACCGACCTTTACACGAAGACCTTCACGAAGATTCCCCTGATTATCAACTATCATCGGTTGGTAGGCGACACGATTAGCTGGTCGGCACCTCACGAGCGTAGTCAGGCATTGCTCGAGGGTGCTATCAATAAAGGCTATAGTCTGCGCCACGATGCGTTTGGTATGACTGGCTATTATGAAAAGTGGGAAAAGGACTTTGCTGAGAAATGGAACTTCCGTCGCCCCATTATCATGGAGGGAGGCTGGATAACAGGTGCTCATCACCGCTACTGGCGTGATCCTAGCGGAAAGTATCGTGAGGGACATCCTGAGGATGTGCGCTTGGGAGAGTATCTGGATGCGAAGGAAGCCCATGTGAACATGATGGACTTGCGCGTGAATGACGAGACTCGTTCGTGGTTTGCCACCTCTTTCGATTTGGTTAAACGCTTTGTGGCAGAAGGGGGCTATCGACTCTATCCCTCGTCAGTTACTGTACCAGACAGGGTGAAAGCCGGCGCTAAGGATGTAACAATCAGTTCCGTTTGGACCAATATGGGATGGGGCTACTGTCCTACCAATATCCCACAATGGAACCAGAAATACAAGGTTGCCTATGCCCTGTTGCAGGACGGTGAAGTAAAAGCGGTACTTCTCGATGAGAAAAGTAACCTTTCTCTATGGGAAAAGGGGCACTTTTCTACCAGTAAAGTAACGCTTTGCTCCAAGGAACTGAAAAAGGGCGTGTATCAATGGGCTGTGGCACTGGTCGATGTGACTAAAGAAAACAGGCCTGCTCTTGAGATAGCTGTTGATAAAAGTCTGCTCCACAATGGCTGGCTAATATTAAACAATGTGAGTATTCATTAA
- a CDS encoding SusE domain-containing protein, protein MNKNIMKYAKMLGSAVLVLLLASCDQEIDNWLSRNHSDMQFSDIPEYIKLDEDHPDDVALNFSWCAAHDYGNDYITVYKYQFSVDGSAAEDIVEYEDDGKFSRSYTNAEMQQMLVEHFGQMTSSPCKVIITVTASFEGPQMKVPDVSTASFTVKTYGPKQFLADQLFVDGTAVADGRAELSKSDDDMVYTGTMHLKPGKINFPVIYADEQNAVGPLNADEAITTGDMPCVITDEAKANSWVITEEDNYRVNINLRAKTVRILAAGALVEADQMFLAGSATGGEQIEVQQTLENENLYAWRGELKAGQLYIPLTFNDAQEMSIVPQEADNHAIADGTSASFALAQTTKTNQRYWTIPADGTYRIVINVAEKTIIIYSPATDLKNKTVSYNNTSIGKNSYTQEVVKLWMWGSFNSFAYDAGSAENCDDKEVNIAVGFQEAYTLKQSLANPNVFVYKGAVLPRETATIGSDNPKGAVKFCVSNHHNNVYAYGSTADAKRNDHNGFVEVTDSTPQGLVEGQGDNRYAFFLLPENCNFVVVDIEKLTVTFATK, encoded by the coding sequence ATGAATAAGAACATAATGAAATATGCAAAGATGCTAGGTTCGGCAGTCTTGGTCCTGTTGTTGGCATCTTGCGATCAGGAGATTGACAACTGGTTGTCGCGAAATCATTCAGACATGCAGTTCTCCGATATACCAGAATATATTAAACTGGACGAAGACCACCCTGATGATGTTGCATTGAATTTCAGTTGGTGCGCCGCACATGATTATGGTAATGATTACATTACCGTCTATAAATATCAATTCTCTGTTGATGGCAGTGCTGCTGAGGATATTGTGGAATATGAGGATGACGGAAAGTTCTCGCGTTCCTATACCAATGCAGAGATGCAGCAGATGCTGGTGGAACACTTCGGACAGATGACAAGTTCTCCTTGCAAGGTCATCATAACGGTGACGGCTTCTTTCGAAGGTCCGCAGATGAAGGTGCCCGATGTATCGACTGCTTCATTCACGGTGAAGACCTATGGTCCTAAGCAGTTCCTGGCTGATCAGCTCTTTGTAGATGGTACGGCTGTAGCCGATGGTCGTGCAGAACTCAGTAAGAGTGATGACGATATGGTCTATACAGGTACGATGCACCTCAAGCCTGGTAAGATCAACTTCCCTGTTATCTATGCCGACGAGCAGAATGCGGTCGGTCCGCTGAATGCTGATGAGGCTATCACAACAGGCGATATGCCATGTGTGATTACTGATGAGGCAAAGGCTAATAGCTGGGTCATCACAGAAGAGGATAACTATCGCGTTAACATCAATCTGCGTGCGAAGACGGTTCGTATTCTGGCTGCAGGCGCCCTTGTGGAGGCCGATCAGATGTTCTTGGCAGGTAGTGCAACTGGTGGTGAACAGATAGAGGTTCAGCAGACACTTGAGAATGAGAATCTATACGCATGGCGTGGCGAGTTGAAGGCTGGTCAGCTTTACATACCTTTGACATTCAATGATGCTCAGGAGATGTCGATTGTTCCACAGGAGGCAGACAATCATGCAATCGCTGATGGCACCTCAGCTTCGTTTGCCCTGGCTCAGACCACCAAGACAAACCAGCGCTATTGGACCATTCCTGCTGATGGCACATACCGCATTGTCATCAACGTAGCGGAGAAGACCATCATCATCTATTCTCCTGCCACAGACTTGAAGAACAAGACCGTGTCATATAACAACACGTCAATAGGCAAGAACTCATATACACAGGAGGTTGTCAAACTCTGGATGTGGGGCTCATTCAACAGTTTTGCCTACGACGCTGGTTCGGCAGAAAACTGTGATGATAAGGAAGTGAACATTGCTGTTGGTTTCCAAGAGGCCTATACGCTGAAACAGAGCTTGGCTAATCCTAATGTGTTCGTTTATAAAGGTGCTGTTCTGCCACGTGAGACAGCGACTATTGGCAGCGACAATCCAAAGGGTGCCGTGAAGTTCTGTGTCTCTAACCATCATAATAATGTATATGCCTATGGTTCTACTGCTGACGCCAAGCGTAACGATCATAATGGCTTTGTAGAGGTTACGGACAGTACCCCACAGGGACTGGTAGAGGGTCAGGGTGACAACCGTTATGCCTTCTTCCTGCTGCCTGAGAACTGCAACTTTGTTGTTGTTGACATTGAGAAGCTCACCGTTACATTTGCAACTAAGTAA
- a CDS encoding FecR family protein, whose amino-acid sequence MTIQRNDNNNIGNALSDYAYGDSLEDRKLKAFVDDGVPEGVNLSRIEQLTFRKIHQRKSRRRVVLSLAASLAVVLVMSFSFFAYRSSMGVDEGTLISQAALEYVSIKVPVGEKMTIMLSDGTKIIANSRSEVRYPKVFNGERREVYACGEVYFDVAHDKNHPFIVNTDGVSVKVLGTKFCVNHYSNNQTEVVLIEGCVSATTSNNDAVTMRPNQLLQLENGTFKSLREVDAQEYAGWLNGVLSLHGEDLGMVMTRINDYYGTNYTVDEMHSDIQLYGKLLYQKDVRDVIKSVNALAGTDFH is encoded by the coding sequence ATGACTATACAAAGAAATGATAATAACAACATAGGAAATGCCCTTTCCGACTATGCTTATGGCGATAGTCTGGAGGATCGCAAACTCAAGGCTTTCGTTGATGACGGAGTGCCTGAGGGCGTGAACCTGAGCAGGATAGAGCAACTCACCTTCCGCAAGATACACCAGAGGAAGTCGCGCCGTCGTGTCGTTTTGTCGTTGGCAGCCTCGCTGGCTGTTGTCCTTGTGATGAGTTTCAGTTTCTTTGCTTATCGCTCTTCAATGGGCGTTGACGAAGGAACGCTGATAAGTCAGGCTGCGCTGGAGTATGTTTCCATCAAGGTGCCTGTTGGTGAGAAGATGACCATTATGCTGAGCGATGGTACAAAGATTATCGCCAATTCGCGTTCAGAGGTCAGGTATCCTAAGGTCTTCAATGGTGAGCGCCGTGAGGTCTATGCCTGTGGAGAGGTGTACTTTGATGTGGCTCACGACAAGAATCATCCCTTTATTGTTAATACTGATGGCGTGAGTGTTAAGGTCCTGGGTACCAAGTTCTGTGTCAACCACTATAGTAATAATCAGACAGAGGTGGTGCTTATAGAGGGTTGTGTATCGGCAACGACAAGTAATAATGATGCCGTGACGATGCGTCCTAACCAATTGCTGCAATTGGAAAATGGCACCTTCAAGAGCCTTCGGGAGGTAGATGCTCAGGAATATGCCGGTTGGCTGAACGGGGTGCTTAGCCTACATGGTGAAGACCTGGGTATGGTGATGACTCGAATAAATGACTACTATGGTACAAACTATACTGTTGATGAAATGCATTCCGATATCCAGTTGTATGGAAAACTGCTTTATCAGAAGGATGTTCGCGATGTGATAAAGTCGGTTAACGCACTGGCTGGCACCGATTTCCATTGA
- a CDS encoding RNA polymerase sigma factor: MAETDRELILISKGNELALQHFMRKHSERMYFQAYGMLGDKESAEEVVSDVFLEVWSHRKSLGEIDNVNAWLSTIVYHKVISLMRKTSKKKLEINIDDFPNFEFPHMLTPMDSMISEEEVNSLHEAIEGLPLKCKRIFYMAKIDQMPYAEICKLTGITLATVNYHIAYAMNALKKKLLGRRDGDRAKDGKIVSMTGNY; encoded by the coding sequence ATGGCTGAGACAGACCGAGAACTAATCCTCATCTCGAAGGGAAACGAACTGGCCCTTCAGCACTTTATGCGAAAGCATTCCGAGCGAATGTACTTTCAGGCATATGGTATGCTTGGCGACAAGGAGAGTGCCGAGGAGGTGGTCAGTGATGTCTTTTTGGAGGTGTGGTCACACCGTAAGTCGCTGGGGGAAATAGATAATGTCAACGCTTGGCTTTCTACTATTGTTTATCACAAGGTGATCTCGCTGATGCGTAAGACCTCAAAGAAGAAGTTAGAAATAAACATTGATGACTTTCCCAACTTTGAGTTCCCTCACATGCTGACACCAATGGACAGCATGATTTCGGAAGAGGAGGTTAATTCGCTGCACGAAGCCATCGAGGGACTGCCACTGAAGTGCAAGCGTATCTTCTATATGGCGAAGATAGACCAGATGCCTTATGCGGAGATATGCAAACTGACAGGCATCACACTCGCAACGGTCAATTACCATATTGCCTACGCCATGAATGCTTTGAAGAAGAAACTGCTTGGACGAAGAGATGGTGACAGGGCCAAGGACGGGAAGATAGTCTCAATGACAGGCAATTATTAA